Proteins from a genomic interval of Methanoplanus endosymbiosus:
- a CDS encoding DUF3821 domain-containing protein: MTSPVMAGSYGTIVYPGESVFIGESGLDVSAALIDGWGNPNSYISYYASGGTPGVTAPSDTVTVPDLTNFYVSPGTFTGKTGAWYVGITSNVAFYVQEASLSVSLFNNQSGKDISNLKAIQDDHIAIRINSNLDSLFARNASGGTAGIDAYVETPDGATLSALYRNSTTRDMDAVYLSAIKPDNTIFWIPYGNMATVWKLDPDNYKTGTYKVYAQCNVNDMKDNLGVVTGVTQSEIETLTVEEDYVAITATKESVIKEDDFTVTITGTPKTLYTVWLSGTNGYSNTTDCPPKFLQNQDDVSSMTQTALDALYYMSETTVGQDIPYAAGGTTNEWAVVAKTGSDGTITVGLTTDSNTKTGKYTVRAEKWLSYTQLDYEIYDTVDIKVTEEGAGPTISLNPGWNFISTPKRLQNGNNTAGKIFGDIDSGGHSALMYNASSKKWDTVKADTEVKPLEGIWIYNNDANSAEVSMKYDSNPLQTPPSEDLQSGWNAVGFSSLTPATAKDTLVDVSGKWTKAIGWDSEEQMYETAIISGGSGIYSDTRDMNPAKAYWIWMKEDGTIAALS, encoded by the coding sequence ATGACATCACCGGTTATGGCCGGAAGTTATGGAACTATTGTTTATCCGGGGGAGTCAGTATTCATTGGGGAATCAGGGCTTGATGTTAGTGCAGCCCTTATAGATGGTTGGGGAAATCCAAACAGCTATATATCGTATTACGCTTCAGGTGGTACACCTGGTGTAACTGCTCCATCAGATACAGTTACAGTGCCTGATTTGACCAATTTCTATGTATCACCCGGTACTTTTACAGGAAAAACAGGTGCGTGGTATGTAGGAATTACTTCAAATGTAGCGTTTTATGTCCAAGAAGCATCGCTTTCAGTTTCATTGTTCAACAATCAGAGTGGCAAGGATATTTCCAACCTCAAAGCGATACAGGATGACCATATTGCTATCCGCATAAACAGCAATCTTGATTCACTCTTTGCACGTAATGCATCCGGTGGTACCGCAGGTATTGACGCATACGTTGAAACACCTGATGGTGCAACACTTAGTGCACTCTACAGGAATTCAACAACCAGAGATATGGACGCAGTTTACCTTTCAGCAATCAAGCCAGATAATACTATTTTCTGGATCCCATACGGCAATATGGCAACGGTATGGAAACTTGATCCGGACAATTACAAAACAGGGACATACAAAGTCTATGCACAGTGCAATGTCAACGACATGAAAGACAATCTCGGAGTTGTTACCGGAGTCACACAATCAGAGATTGAAACTCTCACTGTTGAGGAAGATTATGTTGCAATAACAGCGACCAAAGAATCGGTTATCAAAGAGGATGATTTCACAGTAACAATTACAGGTACACCAAAGACACTTTACACAGTCTGGTTATCCGGAACAAACGGTTATTCAAACACAACAGACTGCCCGCCAAAGTTCCTGCAAAATCAGGATGATGTTTCTTCAATGACCCAGACTGCACTGGATGCACTGTATTACATGAGTGAAACAACAGTCGGACAGGACATACCATATGCAGCAGGGGGCACAACAAATGAATGGGCAGTTGTAGCAAAGACAGGAAGTGACGGAACAATAACAGTCGGACTTACAACAGACAGCAATACAAAAACAGGGAAGTACACAGTCAGAGCAGAAAAGTGGCTCAGTTATACTCAGCTTGATTATGAAATCTACGATACTGTAGATATAAAAGTAACAGAGGAAGGAGCAGGGCCGACAATCAGCCTGAATCCGGGATGGAACTTCATATCAACACCAAAGCGCCTTCAGAATGGAAATAACACCGCCGGAAAGATATTCGGAGATATTGATTCCGGTGGCCATTCAGCTCTGATGTATAATGCATCATCCAAAAAATGGGATACTGTTAAGGCAGACACTGAAGTAAAACCTCTTGAAGGAATCTGGATCTATAACAATGATGCAAACAGCGCCGAAGTATCCATGAAGTATGACTCAAATCCGCTTCAGACACCACCGTCAGAAGATCTTCAGTCTGGCTGGAATGCAGTAGGATTTTCATCACTCACCCCTGCAACTGCAAAGGACACACTGGTGGATGTTTCAGGGAAATGGACAAAAGCCATAGGATGGGATTCGGAAGAGCAGATGTATGAGACAGCAATTATCAGTGGTGGAAGCGGCATATACAGCGATACAAGAGATATGAATCCCGCAAAGGCATACTGGATATGGATGAAAGAGGACGGTACAATTGCAGCACTCAGCTGA
- a CDS encoding methyl-accepting chemotaxis protein: MEYEDIRSILSSGHSDSEKLNRIKEACNNRDKAASEFTSELKKATAAVSEGKTETKIKTSGIPPEFQEIAESFNTVINSYNVPLKETMKVLSEYEHSRFYAKIEDKNKFRGDFLLLKNSVNKVGEVINQAIKEIIKIAEEFDKGNFSARFDESLTFEGDIKAVKENLNNVGEIFSGTILESKGAFNKINSSSNEIGRGADQVAIAAEKVANTSTNAASMTRTLNRHIEDIHRQIADLSESNEEIASTAKDVLKNANHVVEIGKEAQVSGDEAKESMNSVEVIASKSVGEITSLAEKIKEVSGVVNLIHDITGQINLLALNAAIEAAHAGEQGRGFAIVAGEVKNLAGEARAATGNIETVVKAVQESSAKTAEAIKSASLEITESVSSVNKAINGLNDIIQNAETVNNDIGRIAAAIDNQADIATNVVNAADEGSKLTGNVMEEAEELAALAEEASASIEEIGSAIHEVNDLVNELSTNMDKYKI, from the coding sequence ATGGAATACGAAGACATCAGGTCAATACTCTCATCCGGACATTCTGACAGTGAAAAATTAAACAGAATAAAGGAAGCCTGCAATAACAGGGACAAAGCCGCAAGTGAATTCACATCCGAACTTAAAAAAGCGACAGCAGCTGTTTCTGAAGGAAAAACAGAGACAAAGATAAAAACATCCGGAATACCGCCCGAATTTCAGGAAATTGCAGAATCCTTCAACACTGTAATAAACTCATACAATGTCCCGTTAAAAGAGACAATGAAGGTTCTCTCAGAGTATGAACACAGCAGATTTTATGCAAAAATCGAAGACAAAAACAAATTCAGAGGTGACTTCCTCCTCCTCAAAAATTCGGTCAACAAAGTGGGCGAAGTTATAAACCAGGCAATAAAAGAGATAATCAAAATTGCAGAAGAATTTGACAAAGGAAATTTCAGTGCAAGGTTTGACGAAAGCCTGACCTTTGAAGGCGACATCAAAGCCGTAAAGGAAAACCTGAACAATGTCGGAGAGATCTTCTCAGGCACAATACTGGAATCAAAAGGAGCATTCAACAAGATAAACTCAAGCAGCAATGAAATCGGCAGAGGTGCTGACCAGGTTGCAATTGCGGCTGAAAAGGTCGCAAACACAAGCACAAACGCCGCGTCAATGACAAGGACACTCAACCGCCATATCGAGGATATACACCGGCAGATTGCCGACCTTTCAGAATCAAACGAGGAGATCGCATCAACAGCAAAAGATGTACTCAAAAATGCAAACCACGTTGTTGAAATCGGAAAGGAAGCCCAGGTATCCGGAGATGAAGCAAAGGAGAGCATGAACAGTGTTGAAGTTATCGCAAGCAAAAGTGTAGGTGAGATAACCAGCCTTGCAGAGAAGATAAAAGAGGTCAGCGGCGTAGTAAACCTGATCCATGACATCACAGGCCAGATCAACCTCCTCGCACTCAATGCTGCAATCGAAGCGGCCCACGCCGGAGAACAGGGGCGCGGGTTTGCCATAGTTGCCGGAGAGGTCAAAAACCTTGCAGGAGAGGCAAGGGCAGCAACCGGAAATATAGAGACGGTTGTGAAAGCCGTGCAGGAGTCATCCGCAAAAACGGCAGAGGCAATAAAATCCGCAAGTCTTGAGATAACCGAGAGTGTATCAAGTGTAAACAAGGCAATAAACGGACTCAATGACATTATCCAGAATGCAGAAACGGTAAACAACGATATTGGCAGAATTGCAGCAGCCATTGATAATCAGGCAGATATTGCCACAAATGTCGTCAATGCCGCAGACGAAGGCTCAAAGCTTACAGGCAATGTAATGGAGGAGGCAGAAGAACTTGCCGCACTTGCAGAAGAAGCCAGTGCATCAATTGAAGAGATTGGAAGTGCAATCCACGAAGTAAACGACCTGGTAAATGAATTATCAACAAATATGGACAAATATAAGATATAA
- a CDS encoding PKD domain-containing protein → MRICLIAALMLIVGLISPVCAAGPEPVSAFTASPVSGQDPLTVQFTDLSEGNPASWSWDFGDGATSTLQNPEHIYIDEGFFDVTLITTNAYGKSTGKKVKYIRVGIEPTASFTASNVSGTPPLTVVFTDYSSESPTSWEWDFGDGTTSVLQSPVHEYTASGTYDVSLIVESAVGTSYIIRDNYIKVGLSPVAAIGASVTSGDAPLEVSFTDLSSNNPDTWLWSFGDGYTSTEENPVHTYSRAGEYEVALTVENSFGSDRAVLGTKITAVEPGSPTPVPTSGPVNPPSPGPAIEPPVANFTGSPLSGDAPLSVSFFDRSKGGVTEWRWNFGDGKMSYESFPTHTYNYPGIYDVTLIIKNDDSGDSLTKTAYIKVTGSAPVNPDPTETNSPSPDKPTTTSTPGGYDPDNPYSNPDSSASGSGSGSASDGDDKAGNSTSGNSDEDDKTFWFWVPVFGFIFVILIAVVLYMWMQMYGGGGKDTL, encoded by the coding sequence ATGCGGATTTGTTTAATAGCAGCGTTAATGTTAATTGTTGGTCTTATTTCGCCGGTATGTGCAGCCGGCCCTGAGCCGGTCTCTGCCTTTACAGCGTCTCCTGTGTCTGGTCAGGACCCGCTGACTGTTCAGTTTACTGATCTCTCGGAGGGGAATCCGGCATCCTGGAGCTGGGATTTCGGTGACGGGGCAACGTCAACCCTTCAGAATCCGGAGCATATATACATAGATGAGGGATTTTTCGATGTCACGCTTATAACCACAAATGCGTACGGGAAGAGCACAGGAAAGAAGGTCAAGTATATCAGGGTAGGCATTGAGCCAACCGCAAGTTTTACTGCCAGCAATGTGAGCGGTACGCCGCCCCTGACTGTTGTTTTTACTGATTATTCATCTGAATCCCCGACATCCTGGGAGTGGGATTTTGGAGACGGGACAACTTCAGTGCTTCAGAGTCCGGTACATGAATATACAGCTTCCGGAACGTATGATGTATCATTAATAGTTGAGAGTGCAGTAGGAACGAGCTACATAATTCGTGATAATTATATCAAAGTAGGGCTTTCGCCCGTAGCAGCGATTGGTGCTTCGGTTACATCCGGAGATGCACCCCTTGAGGTTAGTTTCACTGATCTATCATCAAACAATCCGGATACGTGGCTGTGGTCCTTCGGTGACGGCTATACTTCAACTGAAGAAAATCCGGTGCACACATATTCAAGGGCCGGGGAGTACGAGGTCGCTTTAACGGTAGAGAACTCCTTTGGCAGCGACAGGGCAGTTTTAGGAACCAAGATCACAGCCGTAGAGCCGGGCAGCCCGACACCGGTTCCGACTTCAGGCCCGGTAAATCCGCCTTCACCCGGCCCGGCAATTGAACCTCCGGTTGCGAACTTTACCGGAAGCCCGCTTAGCGGTGATGCACCCCTTTCAGTAAGCTTTTTTGACAGGTCAAAGGGGGGAGTGACTGAATGGAGGTGGAATTTTGGTGACGGAAAGATGTCCTATGAGAGTTTTCCGACTCACACCTACAATTATCCCGGAATTTATGATGTCACTCTGATTATCAAAAACGATGATTCCGGTGATTCGTTGACAAAGACTGCATATATTAAGGTAACAGGTTCTGCCCCGGTCAATCCTGATCCAACTGAAACAAACAGCCCTTCGCCGGATAAACCAACCACCACCAGTACTCCGGGAGGATATGATCCGGACAATCCCTATTCTAATCCTGACAGCAGTGCATCCGGCTCAGGCTCAGGTTCCGCTTCAGACGGAGATGACAAAGCAGGCAACTCCACATCCGGAAACTCTGACGAAGATGACAAAACATTCTGGTTCTGGGTGCCTGTGTTCGGATTTATCTTTGTGATACTGATTGCCGTTGTGCTGTATATGTGGATGCAGATGTACGGCGGTGGGGGTAAGGATACACTTTAA
- a CDS encoding DUF7714 family protein, producing MIFPRHCKEVGMAESAPYGEDQIYFLSRYLIRKFPDGTFETGNVSVDDKGGLLRGVREYKKISGPDETWLYPEKVILHDRADLIRKASESGERCTIFQGFDGHMTFVADPDPSVLLKVHIYDSKPPFPVLSETVKNLERTGIFGGLEIEFVHHIIDIEDIEADVYPCRAAGFDKTLDNDRLKGGERIAGCLTARQMVAEWYGEEAEFEFINICPLDLAEEEPFVARCCRSERSGLYTGERCGVAVHWGVSPKEISDAVYEAVSAWRRR from the coding sequence ATGATCTTTCCCCGCCACTGCAAAGAGGTAGGAATGGCGGAGTCTGCACCCTATGGTGAGGATCAGATCTATTTTCTAAGCAGGTATCTCATCCGGAAATTTCCGGACGGGACTTTTGAGACCGGAAATGTCTCTGTTGATGATAAAGGCGGGCTTCTAAGAGGTGTCAGGGAGTATAAGAAGATCTCAGGGCCGGATGAGACATGGCTGTACCCGGAAAAAGTCATTCTGCACGACAGGGCAGATCTAATCAGGAAAGCCTCTGAGTCGGGGGAGAGATGCACCATATTTCAGGGCTTTGACGGCCATATGACCTTTGTTGCAGATCCTGATCCTTCTGTTCTTCTGAAGGTGCATATTTACGACTCAAAACCGCCATTTCCGGTATTATCCGAAACTGTCAAAAACCTTGAGAGAACAGGGATATTCGGCGGGCTTGAGATTGAGTTTGTACACCACATCATTGACATTGAAGATATTGAGGCAGATGTCTATCCCTGCCGGGCGGCCGGTTTTGATAAGACGCTTGACAATGACAGGCTAAAAGGCGGCGAGAGGATTGCCGGATGCCTGACTGCACGACAGATGGTTGCCGAGTGGTATGGTGAGGAGGCAGAATTTGAATTTATCAACATCTGTCCGCTTGATCTTGCAGAGGAGGAGCCTTTTGTTGCCCGTTGCTGCCGATCGGAGAGATCCGGACTGTACACGGGTGAGAGATGCGGCGTTGCAGTGCACTGGGGAGTATCTCCAAAGGAGATCTCTGATGCGGTTTATGAGGCAGTAAGTGCATGGAGAAGAAGATGA
- a CDS encoding LeuD/DmdB family oxidoreductase small subunit, whose amino-acid sequence MEERGKAVCIGEDVDTDMIIAGRYLRTKDRKVWADHAFEDYDPEIAGRLKGSVIIAGKNVGCGSSREQAAIALKEAGVLAVVSPSFARIFFRNLVNTGILVFETDEIKCTDGDEVIFSADEDRVEVGGVRYDAKPISESMKEIIRAGGLIEYMRKRR is encoded by the coding sequence ATGGAAGAGAGAGGAAAAGCGGTATGCATCGGTGAGGATGTCGATACCGATATGATAATCGCCGGGCGGTACCTCCGGACAAAGGACCGTAAGGTCTGGGCAGATCATGCCTTTGAGGACTATGATCCGGAGATTGCAGGCAGGCTCAAAGGTTCAGTTATTATTGCCGGAAAGAATGTAGGCTGCGGATCGTCACGCGAGCAGGCGGCAATTGCACTGAAGGAGGCCGGGGTTCTTGCCGTAGTCTCACCCTCGTTTGCAAGGATATTTTTCAGAAATCTTGTGAACACCGGAATTTTGGTCTTTGAAACAGATGAGATAAAATGTACGGACGGTGACGAAGTTATCTTCTCAGCCGATGAAGACCGGGTTGAAGTTGGCGGTGTCCGCTATGATGCAAAACCGATCTCCGAGAGTATGAAGGAGATTATCAGGGCAGGCGGGCTTATTGAATATATGAGGAAGAGGAGATGA
- a CDS encoding HEPN domain-containing protein, protein MNNPEINTLINKSKERLKIAEILLKWNYYEDSVNSSYYAMHLASTALLFLKGIKFKTHKGLISAIGNE, encoded by the coding sequence ATGAATAATCCGGAAATTAACACCCTGATCAACAAATCAAAAGAGAGGCTTAAAATCGCAGAAATCCTTCTAAAATGGAATTATTATGAAGATTCAGTAAACAGCTCATATTATGCTATGCACCTTGCTTCAACAGCACTTCTTTTTCTAAAAGGAATAAAATTTAAAACACATAAAGGCCTTATTTCAGCAATCGGGAATGAATAA
- a CDS encoding isocitrate/isopropylmalate dehydrogenase family protein, which yields MKIAVVPGDGIGKEVTPVAEEAVRHYLPDAEYLYAEVGYGRWERTGEAVTDEEINLLKESDAVLFGAITTVPHPDYRSVILRIRKELDLYANLRPVFGEGFDIEIVRENTEGLYSGIEEIGSERSTTLRVVTEKGSERIAEFACERAKVRKGEIVIGNKANVMKSDVLFRDTCTKVAKENGIASKPMYIDALALDVLMHPDRYDVIVTTNIFGDILSDVCGFLTGGLGTLPSGNYGENNALFEPVHGSAPDIAGKGIANPVAALRSAGMLLDYLGVDGAKKEIEEQIQALLNKGISTPDLGGDLNTADFGEMVIAGIMS from the coding sequence ATGAAGATCGCTGTTGTGCCGGGGGACGGTATAGGAAAGGAAGTTACACCGGTTGCTGAAGAAGCCGTCAGGCATTACCTTCCGGATGCTGAGTACCTCTATGCCGAGGTTGGTTATGGCAGGTGGGAGAGAACCGGAGAGGCAGTCACTGATGAGGAGATTAATCTCCTGAAAGAATCTGATGCTGTCTTATTCGGTGCAATCACAACGGTGCCTCACCCGGACTACAGAAGCGTCATACTCAGAATAAGAAAGGAACTTGATCTCTATGCAAACCTAAGGCCGGTCTTTGGTGAGGGATTTGACATCGAGATCGTTCGGGAGAATACTGAAGGGCTTTACTCCGGCATTGAGGAGATCGGAAGTGAGAGATCGACCACACTCAGGGTTGTAACAGAGAAGGGAAGCGAAAGGATTGCAGAGTTTGCATGCGAGAGGGCAAAGGTGAGAAAAGGAGAAATTGTCATAGGCAATAAGGCCAATGTGATGAAGTCTGATGTTCTCTTCAGGGATACCTGCACAAAGGTAGCCAAAGAGAACGGCATTGCTTCAAAACCTATGTATATTGATGCCCTTGCCCTCGATGTCCTGATGCACCCGGACCGTTATGATGTAATTGTCACAACAAATATCTTCGGGGATATTCTGAGTGACGTATGTGGTTTCCTAACCGGAGGACTGGGCACACTTCCGAGTGGAAACTACGGAGAGAATAATGCCCTGTTTGAGCCGGTTCACGGCAGTGCACCCGACATTGCCGGAAAAGGCATTGCAAACCCGGTTGCGGCACTGAGAAGCGCAGGTATGCTTCTTGATTATCTTGGTGTTGATGGGGCCAAAAAGGAGATTGAAGAGCAGATACAGGCTTTACTTAATAAAGGCATTTCAACTCCTGATCTCGGTGGAGACCTTAATACAGCAGATTTCGGGGAGATGGTCATTGCCGGAATTATGTCTTAA
- a CDS encoding site-specific DNA-methyltransferase encodes MITNEEKKVGLYTFDECPTNPVEVTALTPAESLNLNWGEKDLPERIRTKHVHRLHPYLGKYIPQLVEVFLRKYFVRGQTVIDPFCGSGTTLVQANELGINAVGYDISAFNVLLSGAKTDNYDTSVMRREVLDILEKVSVATQTELGQQTLWKECERTPFLSVEDDEYLNMWFAPQALRELLTYRYFIESGDYQYKELLKVILSRSARSARLTTHFDLDFPKKPVTEPYHCYKHNRTCYPTQVAFKFLKRYSNDTIRRVTEYSDLKTDASVEIHHEDCLYADFPKSNGVITSPPYVGLIDYHEQHAYAYHLLGLEDKREKEIGPAAGGKSKKAKENYQKNIAEVFRRTIKSMEPEGRLIVVANDKDNLYDGIADSLDVEVEDIIQRHVNRRTGRRAGQFYESIFVWRKI; translated from the coding sequence ATGATTACCAATGAAGAGAAAAAAGTGGGATTATACACCTTTGATGAATGTCCAACCAATCCAGTAGAAGTTACGGCACTTACACCAGCAGAAAGCCTGAATCTAAACTGGGGCGAGAAAGATCTTCCGGAGAGGATACGTACCAAGCATGTTCACCGTCTCCACCCTTATCTTGGAAAATATATACCTCAGCTCGTGGAAGTTTTCCTCAGGAAATATTTTGTCAGGGGACAGACAGTAATTGATCCGTTCTGCGGTTCTGGAACCACCCTTGTTCAGGCCAATGAACTTGGAATCAATGCAGTTGGATATGACATTTCAGCTTTTAATGTTCTTCTTTCAGGGGCAAAGACCGACAATTACGACACCTCAGTAATGAGAAGGGAAGTCCTTGACATTCTTGAAAAAGTCAGTGTTGCAACTCAGACTGAGCTAGGACAGCAGACACTCTGGAAAGAATGTGAAAGAACTCCTTTTCTTTCAGTGGAAGATGATGAATATCTTAATATGTGGTTTGCACCACAGGCACTCAGAGAACTTCTGACATACCGGTATTTTATTGAGAGCGGAGATTACCAATACAAAGAACTCTTAAAAGTTATTCTAAGCAGATCAGCCAGATCTGCAAGACTTACCACACATTTTGATCTTGACTTCCCAAAAAAACCAGTAACAGAACCATATCACTGCTATAAGCATAACAGGACATGTTATCCCACGCAGGTTGCATTTAAATTTTTAAAGCGGTATAGTAACGACACCATTAGGAGAGTCACGGAATATTCTGACCTGAAAACTGACGCATCGGTTGAAATACATCATGAGGACTGCCTTTACGCAGATTTTCCAAAATCAAACGGAGTAATTACAAGTCCACCTTATGTGGGACTGATAGATTACCATGAACAGCATGCGTATGCTTATCATCTGCTTGGGCTTGAGGATAAAAGAGAGAAAGAAATAGGTCCTGCCGCAGGCGGAAAGAGCAAAAAAGCAAAGGAAAATTACCAGAAAAATATAGCCGAGGTCTTCCGCAGAACTATTAAAAGTATGGAACCTGAAGGCCGCCTTATTGTTGTTGCCAATGACAAGGACAACCTATATGACGGCATTGCAGATTCCCTTGACGTTGAGGTTGAGGATATAATTCAAAGGCATGTCAACCGGAGAACAGGCAGGCGTGCGGGACAGTTCTACGAGTCTATATTTGTCTGGCGGAAAATCTGA
- a CDS encoding TdeIII family type II restriction endonuclease translates to MSDPNKMKDDIQIVIKDMMDRIMDKVLCSDPFVKETHHLKKPLYAALVPDEIFKGSHFERRFVTPFGKVWEKLAVVAATNGMGYGTTGYRIDGMIREKRLNRIAETLNRLEHATKENERIRPDWNRELTYIKKGRGDLIPVSVVCDLYVEDRSNGGRYAFELKAPLPNSDQTKVSKEKILKLHCMEPPVVDSAYFALPYNPYGTRENYSWSFPARWFDMKNDDVVLIGNDFWDYIGGKGTYDAFISAVNEIGPDYKEKIYRDYLRITPPDGYNSEFDLLSEPKREYDSR, encoded by the coding sequence ATGTCTGACCCTAATAAGATGAAAGATGACATTCAGATTGTCATCAAAGACATGATGGATAGAATTATGGACAAGGTTCTGTGTTCTGATCCCTTTGTTAAAGAGACACATCATCTGAAAAAACCACTTTATGCTGCACTTGTTCCGGATGAAATATTTAAAGGATCACACTTTGAGAGGCGTTTTGTAACTCCGTTTGGGAAAGTTTGGGAAAAACTGGCTGTAGTTGCTGCCACTAACGGAATGGGATATGGAACAACCGGATACAGAATTGACGGTATGATCAGGGAAAAACGCCTAAACAGAATTGCAGAAACCCTAAACCGGCTTGAACATGCAACAAAGGAGAATGAAAGAATCAGACCGGACTGGAACAGGGAACTTACCTACATAAAAAAAGGAAGAGGAGATTTGATCCCGGTTTCTGTTGTCTGTGACCTCTATGTTGAGGACCGAAGTAATGGTGGCAGATATGCCTTTGAGCTTAAAGCTCCGCTTCCAAACAGTGATCAGACAAAAGTCAGTAAGGAGAAGATTCTGAAACTTCACTGCATGGAACCGCCTGTAGTTGATAGTGCATATTTTGCCCTGCCCTACAATCCTTACGGGACACGCGAGAATTATTCATGGAGTTTTCCGGCGAGATGGTTTGATATGAAAAATGACGATGTTGTCTTAATTGGAAATGATTTCTGGGACTACATCGGGGGAAAAGGAACATATGATGCCTTCATTTCAGCAGTAAATGAGATTGGCCCGGACTACAAAGAAAAAATATACAGAGATTACCTGAGGATTACCCCCCCGGATGGTTATAACTCAGAATTTGATCTGCTGAGTGAACCTAAGAGAGAATATGATTCCAGATAA
- a CDS encoding 3-isopropylmalate dehydratase large subunit: MTTLSEKILGGREGSFVDRKVDRAFAHDGTGVLALDSFRKMGGERPENPDNISIIYDHIVPANNSTTADLQHELRNFSKDAGINFYDVGCGICHQVMSEGVCRPGEIVVGADSHTCTLGAFGAFATGVGATDMAAIWETGETWFKVPETIQVNLEGKLTGHTEAKDATLEYIRMLGMDGASYMALEFTGSGAESLPMEGRLTMSNMAIEAGAKAGLFYSDKVTAEYLAHLGIESERQAAENPSYAKEIDIDLENLSPMLAVPHRVDTGVPVEKYAGTALDQVFVGTCTNGRYEDLKRFADIVRGRTVKVRTVVVPASRSVLEKAVSTGILLDIIQAGCAIGTPGCGPCLGMHMGVLGEGEVGLSTANRNFKNRMGVGAEYYLCSPSTAAASALAGEIRSPEEN, encoded by the coding sequence TTGACAACACTTTCTGAAAAAATATTAGGTGGAAGGGAAGGGAGTTTTGTTGACCGGAAGGTTGACAGGGCTTTTGCACATGACGGAACAGGCGTTTTAGCGCTTGATTCATTCAGGAAAATGGGCGGAGAACGTCCTGAAAACCCGGATAATATCTCAATAATTTATGACCATATAGTTCCGGCAAACAACTCGACAACGGCGGACCTTCAGCACGAACTGAGAAATTTTTCAAAGGATGCCGGGATTAACTTTTATGATGTGGGATGCGGGATCTGCCACCAGGTGATGAGTGAAGGCGTATGCAGGCCGGGAGAGATTGTTGTAGGTGCTGACTCGCATACCTGCACGCTCGGTGCATTCGGTGCATTCGCAACCGGAGTAGGGGCAACGGATATGGCTGCCATCTGGGAGACCGGTGAGACATGGTTTAAGGTTCCGGAGACAATCCAGGTAAATCTTGAAGGCAAACTGACCGGGCATACCGAAGCCAAGGATGCCACGCTTGAATATATCCGGATGCTTGGTATGGATGGTGCTTCATATATGGCACTGGAATTCACAGGATCAGGTGCTGAAAGTCTCCCGATGGAAGGCCGCCTTACAATGTCAAATATGGCAATTGAGGCCGGGGCAAAGGCAGGTCTCTTTTATTCAGATAAAGTGACGGCAGAATATCTCGCACATTTGGGCATTGAATCTGAGAGACAGGCTGCTGAGAATCCGTCATATGCAAAGGAGATCGATATCGATCTTGAGAACCTGTCACCAATGCTTGCAGTCCCTCACAGAGTAGATACCGGAGTTCCGGTTGAGAAGTATGCCGGAACAGCCCTTGATCAGGTCTTTGTCGGGACGTGCACAAACGGGAGATATGAGGACCTGAAGAGATTTGCTGATATCGTCAGGGGCAGGACAGTAAAGGTGAGGACGGTTGTTGTCCCGGCTTCCAGGAGTGTGCTTGAGAAGGCTGTCTCCACCGGAATTCTGCTTGACATTATACAGGCAGGGTGTGCCATCGGAACACCGGGATGCGGACCATGCCTTGGTATGCACATGGGCGTATTAGGCGAGGGAGAAGTGGGGCTTTCGACCGCCAACCGGAATTTTAAGAACAGAATGGGTGTCGGTGCTGAATATTATCTCTGCTCTCCGTCAACCGCCGCCGCAAGTGCCCTTGCAGGTGAGATCAGATCTCCGGAGGAGAACTGA